The following proteins are encoded in a genomic region of Dyadobacter sp. UC 10:
- a CDS encoding hydantoinase B/oxoprolinase family protein → MNSYPIPWKIWIDTGGTFTDCLAIAPDGKKSRIKVLSSGCLRGRIMGKAAPFTYYFEVNWHFDTNLLDGYSFEIAGITSQLKAVNYGDNTLTLADDLPLDNPADFEITTGEEAPILAARLLTQTPIHNALPPIEMRLGTTKGTNALLERKGAKTLLLVTKGFKDLLYIGNQQRPSLFQLNIPEPKLLYAAVLEITERMDADGNILLQPSLEDDELATDYESVAVSLLHSYKNNAHEIEIINSLKKSGAKYISASSSLFPFSHYLRRTQTAVVNAYLDPVLDRYLTSIKASLHSGSLKVMTSTGSLAEANGFRAKDSLLSGPAGGMIAAANLAKRLGFPKAITFDMGGTSTDTALIDGEPELKYVTEIDGIEFHNPTLAIETVAAGGGSVCWFDGFSLQVGPESAGAAPGPACYGAGGPLTITDVNLLLGKLDISKFGIPINPDAAIFGLKKLQDSIQEKTGNRLSSLEILTGLESIANEKMADAIRKISVEKGINPADFALITFGGAGGLHSCQLAELLGISRVIIPYDAGLFSAVGMGEALLSTIEAKQILLPWQEAKSHIVAMQRELIAAGEDKLSMQGVYATEIAFFNCYLRFSGQENVIEIPYQGDGTLLAFEAAYRAQFGYYPENMIVELESVKLKIQEAAQHFDPTNIRKEGERAAASKELIPYFDQKKTIEIFEWDLLHVGDAIEGPAILLNNTSTSYIPAGWQLVIQENKEAIIFKIEAKTIDKEQHSEEVALQLFTNRFKAIAEEMGVQLQRTAFSVNVRERLDFSCALLDAEGELLVNAQHIPVHLGSMGICGRLVLEAISIHPGDVVITNHPRYGGSHLPDITLISGVFTNENECIGYVINRAHHAEVGGKTPGSMPPDATCLAEEGVVILPQYLVKSGEYQWNSIRKLFCENPYPTRSFLSNEADMIAALSALRKGSEQFLKLVATHGLTEVKKYMQMLKETAALQLQSAMEPLLEQEFEAIEYLDDGHQIQVHISIKPGKQLFDFAGTSNVHPNNLNANISILYSAILYVLRLLVGKEIPLNDGLMREVEIKLPDNSFLHPHFSDDPFECPAVVGGNTEISQRLVDTLLKAFRLAACSQGTMNNFLFGDEKFGYYETIGGGTGAGNGFHGRSAVHQHMTNTRITDPEQLERKYPVRLLEFGIRQNSGGKGQFNGGDGIVRNIQFLEPLRVTLLGQHRKQAPYGLHGGAAGLCGKDTLVSEGEISELQGICSLEVQKGDILIIETPGGGGWGNS, encoded by the coding sequence TTGAATAGTTACCCTATTCCCTGGAAAATCTGGATCGATACCGGAGGGACATTTACGGATTGTCTGGCGATTGCGCCGGATGGAAAAAAGAGCCGGATTAAGGTTTTGAGTTCAGGTTGTTTGAGGGGAAGGATCATGGGTAAGGCGGCTCCGTTTACGTATTATTTTGAAGTAAACTGGCATTTCGATACTAACCTCCTCGATGGCTATTCGTTTGAAATAGCTGGTATAACCAGTCAGTTAAAAGCTGTCAACTATGGCGACAATACCCTCACACTTGCCGATGACCTCCCTCTCGATAACCCTGCCGATTTCGAAATTACTACCGGAGAAGAAGCGCCGATCCTGGCTGCCAGACTTCTGACGCAAACTCCGATCCATAATGCATTGCCTCCTATTGAAATGCGGCTGGGTACTACGAAAGGAACCAACGCGCTGCTGGAAAGAAAGGGTGCAAAAACGTTGCTGCTAGTCACAAAAGGCTTTAAAGATCTGCTGTATATTGGAAATCAGCAGCGTCCGTCACTATTTCAACTGAATATCCCGGAGCCTAAATTGCTATATGCAGCAGTGCTGGAGATAACCGAAAGAATGGATGCTGACGGGAATATTTTACTTCAACCAAGTTTAGAAGACGACGAATTAGCGACTGATTACGAGTCAGTCGCTGTTTCTCTGTTGCATTCTTACAAAAACAATGCACATGAAATTGAAATTATCAACTCACTGAAAAAGTCGGGAGCAAAGTACATTTCAGCTTCTTCAAGCCTCTTTCCATTCTCACATTACCTCAGACGCACGCAAACTGCCGTCGTCAATGCGTACCTCGATCCGGTTCTCGACCGGTATTTGACCAGTATCAAAGCTTCGCTGCATAGCGGCAGTTTGAAAGTGATGACCAGCACAGGTAGCCTGGCAGAGGCGAACGGATTTCGTGCCAAAGACAGTTTACTGAGCGGCCCGGCGGGCGGAATGATCGCGGCGGCAAATCTGGCTAAGCGACTTGGTTTTCCCAAGGCAATTACCTTCGATATGGGCGGGACAAGTACGGACACTGCGCTCATCGACGGAGAGCCAGAGCTAAAATACGTGACAGAAATTGACGGGATCGAATTTCATAACCCGACGCTCGCCATTGAAACCGTAGCAGCAGGAGGCGGTTCAGTTTGCTGGTTTGACGGATTTTCTCTGCAAGTAGGGCCTGAAAGTGCGGGCGCTGCACCGGGACCAGCTTGTTACGGAGCGGGCGGGCCGCTTACGATTACAGATGTGAACCTGCTGCTAGGCAAGCTGGATATTTCCAAATTCGGCATTCCGATCAATCCGGACGCTGCAATTTTTGGATTGAAAAAATTGCAGGATTCCATTCAGGAAAAAACGGGCAACCGGCTTTCTTCACTCGAAATACTGACCGGACTGGAAAGCATCGCCAACGAAAAAATGGCCGACGCGATTCGCAAGATCTCGGTGGAAAAAGGGATTAATCCGGCAGATTTTGCTCTGATCACTTTCGGCGGCGCCGGTGGCTTGCACAGCTGTCAGCTAGCCGAGCTGCTGGGCATTTCGAGGGTTATTATCCCCTACGACGCAGGACTTTTCAGCGCAGTAGGAATGGGCGAGGCGCTGTTGAGTACTATTGAGGCGAAACAGATATTGCTACCCTGGCAAGAAGCCAAATCGCATATTGTCGCTATGCAACGAGAGTTGATCGCGGCGGGCGAAGATAAGTTGAGCATGCAGGGCGTGTATGCGACGGAAATAGCCTTTTTCAATTGCTACCTCCGGTTTTCAGGTCAGGAGAATGTGATTGAAATACCGTACCAGGGAGATGGAACCCTTCTTGCCTTTGAAGCGGCGTATCGTGCCCAGTTTGGTTACTATCCCGAAAATATGATCGTGGAACTGGAAAGTGTCAAGCTCAAAATCCAGGAAGCCGCGCAGCATTTTGACCCAACCAATATTAGAAAAGAAGGCGAAAGAGCGGCTGCCAGCAAAGAGTTGATACCCTATTTTGACCAAAAGAAAACCATTGAGATTTTTGAATGGGACTTACTCCATGTCGGCGACGCAATTGAAGGTCCTGCAATTTTGCTGAACAACACTTCTACCTCCTACATTCCGGCTGGCTGGCAGCTTGTGATACAGGAAAATAAGGAAGCAATTATTTTCAAAATAGAGGCAAAAACCATTGATAAAGAACAACATAGCGAAGAGGTAGCGCTGCAACTTTTCACAAATCGTTTCAAAGCAATTGCAGAGGAAATGGGTGTTCAGCTGCAACGGACTGCATTTTCGGTGAATGTCAGAGAGCGGCTCGATTTTTCCTGCGCGCTACTCGATGCAGAAGGCGAATTGCTGGTGAACGCCCAGCATATTCCCGTGCATTTGGGTAGTATGGGCATTTGCGGAAGGTTAGTGCTTGAAGCTATTTCAATTCATCCGGGCGACGTAGTAATTACCAATCACCCGCGTTACGGCGGCTCGCATTTACCCGATATCACATTGATTTCCGGTGTTTTTACAAATGAAAATGAATGCATCGGCTACGTAATCAACCGCGCGCACCACGCAGAAGTGGGCGGAAAAACGCCGGGTTCGATGCCGCCCGATGCGACTTGTCTGGCCGAAGAAGGCGTTGTGATTTTACCCCAATATCTGGTCAAGTCAGGTGAATATCAGTGGAATAGTATCCGAAAGTTATTTTGTGAAAATCCCTACCCTACCCGTTCGTTTCTGTCAAATGAAGCCGATATGATCGCCGCACTTTCGGCACTTCGAAAAGGTAGCGAGCAGTTTTTGAAATTGGTGGCTACGCACGGACTGACAGAAGTGAAAAAGTATATGCAAATGCTCAAAGAAACTGCGGCGCTGCAACTGCAAAGCGCCATGGAGCCGCTGCTTGAGCAGGAATTTGAAGCCATAGAATACCTCGACGACGGACATCAGATTCAGGTTCACATTTCCATTAAGCCCGGCAAGCAGCTTTTTGATTTTGCAGGCACTTCCAATGTCCATCCTAATAACCTGAATGCAAATATTTCTATTCTGTACAGCGCGATTCTGTACGTTTTGAGATTGCTGGTAGGAAAAGAAATTCCGTTAAATGATGGTTTAATGAGGGAAGTGGAGATCAAGCTGCCTGACAACAGCTTTTTGCATCCGCATTTTTCGGACGATCCATTTGAATGTCCGGCTGTGGTGGGTGGTAATACCGAGATAAGTCAGCGGCTAGTCGATACACTTTTGAAAGCTTTCAGACTCGCCGCGTGCAGTCAGGGGACGATGAATAATTTTCTTTTTGGGGATGAAAAGTTTGGCTATTATGAGACGATCGGCGGTGGTACCGGCGCTGGAAATGGTTTTCACGGTCGGTCGGCGGTGCACCAGCACATGACTAATACGCGCATTACCGATCCTGAGCAACTGGAACGAAAGTATCCTGTGCGTTTGCTTGAATTCGGCATTCGTCAAAATTCAGGCGGGAAAGGGCAATTCAATGGCGGCGACGGTATTGTTCGTAACATACAGTTTCTTGAACCTTTGCGGGTTACATTGCTCGGTCAACATAGAAAGCAGGCACCCTACGGACTTCATGGCGGTGCGGCCGGATTGTGCGGGAAGGATACGTTGGTTTCTGAGGGTGAAATTTCGGAACTGCAGGGTATATGCAGTCTGGAAGTTCAAAAAGGTGATATTCTGATCATTGAAACGCCTGGTGGTGGGGGTTGGGGTAATTCTTAG
- a CDS encoding type II toxin-antitoxin system RelE/ParE family toxin: protein MAERTITWARNASIELRSILEFYAERNQSTTYSQWLLREMNYRASLIAHFPKIGRVTDRKDIRIFPFQHYGILYKFSESKIHILSVWDFRRNPDDRIDKR, encoded by the coding sequence ATGGCTGAAAGAACGATAACCTGGGCTAGAAATGCCTCGATTGAATTACGTTCCATTCTTGAATTTTATGCAGAAAGAAACCAGAGCACTACTTACTCCCAGTGGCTGCTCAGGGAAATGAATTATCGCGCAAGCTTGATTGCTCATTTTCCTAAAATTGGTAGGGTTACAGATCGTAAGGATATACGTATTTTTCCTTTTCAACATTACGGGATTTTGTACAAATTCTCAGAGAGCAAAATCCATATTTTATCGGTATGGGATTTTCGGAGAAATCCTGACGATCGGATTGACAAGAGATAA
- a CDS encoding AraC family transcriptional regulator produces MKVVQFTIPVSKESTIVVQENILPHYYNHLHRHREVQIEWVVEGSGILIAGNYMQRFESGEVYIIGANQSHIFKSDESYFNTTEPKQVHSVSIFFDPIHLSQNILSLPEMTGIRKFVSGLHNGFQLPEGDNEMIKSTIREVMRHKESQRVAAFISLLHHFSTTKELKPLATSNSEHRISEVEGIRMDRIFQYLVGHYKSHISLAEISEVANLTPQAFCRYFKKHTDKTFVSFLNEVRINEACKIIVSGKFDGFSDVSYQTGFDNVTNFNRVFKKTIGVSPREYQRGFLEKLG; encoded by the coding sequence ATGAAGGTCGTTCAGTTCACCATACCGGTTTCAAAAGAAAGTACCATTGTGGTGCAGGAGAACATTTTGCCACATTACTATAACCACCTTCACCGGCATCGCGAGGTGCAGATCGAGTGGGTGGTGGAAGGATCGGGAATCCTGATTGCGGGCAATTATATGCAGCGTTTCGAGTCGGGTGAAGTGTATATTATCGGTGCCAATCAATCCCACATTTTCAAGAGCGACGAATCGTATTTTAATACAACCGAGCCGAAACAGGTACATTCCGTTTCGATCTTTTTTGACCCGATCCACCTTTCGCAAAACATATTAAGTCTGCCCGAAATGACGGGAATCCGCAAGTTTGTGAGCGGCTTGCACAATGGATTTCAACTCCCGGAAGGTGACAACGAAATGATCAAAAGCACGATCAGAGAGGTAATGCGACACAAAGAAAGTCAGCGCGTGGCGGCATTCATCTCCCTTTTGCATCACTTCTCGACAACAAAAGAATTAAAACCGCTCGCCACCAGCAACAGCGAACACCGGATTTCGGAAGTAGAAGGAATCAGAATGGACAGGATCTTTCAGTATCTGGTCGGCCACTACAAAAGCCACATTTCCCTGGCCGAGATTTCAGAAGTAGCTAACCTTACCCCGCAGGCATTCTGCCGGTATTTCAAAAAACACACAGACAAAACTTTCGTCAGCTTCCTCAACGAAGTCCGCATCAATGAAGCCTGCAAAATCATCGTTTCCGGCAAATTCGACGGCTTTTCAGACGTCAGTTACCAGACAGGTTTTGACAACGTAACGAATTTCAACAGGGTTTTCAAGAAGACGATCGGAGTGTCGCCGCGCGAGTATCAGCGGGGGTTTCTGGAGAAGTTGGGTTGA
- a CDS encoding PVC-type heme-binding CxxCH protein, whose product MKTKALSFILGIVLLGCASQPSSQNASVKSTSSKGEASSKARRLEILFLGDNGHHKPAERVPQIMAALGPKGFNFTYTDDLNDLNPETLNKYDALMLYANHDSIAPQQAKALLDYVASGKGFIPIHCASYCFRNNPEVVKLIGGQFWRHTFDTIQPVWAQPEHPAIAGVKPFKTIDETYLHNQLQPDNIVLTERTIQKDQEKDKPGVQKEPYTWVRTHGKGRIFYTAYGHDERTWAVQGFQDLIEKGILWAVNDDARKALAALAPKPFEYREAKLPNYEQRPGPQMQQLPLSPEESVKHIQIPVDFTLDVFAHEPDVMHPIAMTWDERGRLFVLITKDYPNERKDTGGSDYILICEDTNKDGKADKFTKFSDDLSIPTGLTFANGGLVVSQAPHMLFLQDTDGDDKADVKKILFSGFGTGDTHAGPSNLHYGFDNWVYGSVGYSGFKGKVGQSDSLNFGQALFRFKPDGSDMEIVTKTSNNTWGLGFNESGDLFGSTANNSHGWYSAIPNRYFGKSKVDNGGRSTDTHKDMQPITPKVRQVDVFGGFTAAAGHNFYTARAYPKKYWNKVAFVSEPTGHILHQNFMVQKGTDFEDQLGFNLLAGADEWVSPVFAEVGPDGAVWVADWYSYIIQHNPTPKGSENGAGNAYETDLRDFTHGRLYRIAWKNAPKYTPITLSKDRPDELVATLKNTNMLWRRHAQRLLVERGNKDVVSKLVALVKDKSVDEIGLNVAAIHALWTLHGLNAIEDPQVLAAVNEALKHPAADVRKTAVQVLPSTPATAQTLLAVDALHDKDALVSMNSLLRFADIPLTPEVETAVLTLLDTYAQADDRWMPDAFAAVLNSHDGALRKKYLAQRAGKAGSATATAQKAEAEKPIDHSTMNHDNHGASKVTTQGSAELAITNITIEPAKPYVREYAKVVIEITNQGSVAVPKELVPVVNVGVRSRSLNSNYVSRQLTNGIAPGETVKLTEGNNGPWRSGFGFTSDEAGKVTVTATVDVDNVVPEKDENKNNTMSKSFEVRRLDRLSDFALERATRGYTSYASGNEVLDLLKTAQTLDPQGRNAVFKGVLGSWNPKRKETANDEGKKLLASLKSEVTDDLSSKLTPFLESYGIKEETTNDPNVQIVQIKAIREEMKFTLTEFKAVAGKTVELVFENPDAMQHNVVIGKPKSLEIIGTAADKMITAKDGAEKNYVPNIPQVLAATPLVNPGQTYRLKFQVPNEVGDYPFVCTFPGHWRLMKGVMKVVKDEKSL is encoded by the coding sequence ATGAAAACCAAAGCCTTATCCTTTATCCTTGGTATCGTCCTGCTGGGCTGTGCCTCTCAGCCATCCTCACAGAACGCGTCGGTTAAATCCACGTCCTCGAAAGGCGAAGCTTCTTCCAAGGCGCGACGGCTGGAAATCCTGTTTCTGGGCGACAACGGGCACCACAAGCCCGCTGAGCGCGTACCGCAGATCATGGCGGCATTGGGACCGAAAGGTTTCAATTTTACCTATACCGACGATCTCAACGACCTGAATCCCGAGACGCTTAACAAGTATGACGCGCTCATGCTGTACGCAAACCACGATTCGATCGCGCCGCAGCAGGCGAAAGCTTTGCTGGATTATGTGGCGAGCGGTAAGGGTTTTATCCCTATTCACTGCGCGTCCTATTGTTTCCGCAACAACCCGGAAGTGGTGAAACTGATCGGCGGGCAGTTCTGGCGTCACACTTTTGACACCATTCAGCCTGTTTGGGCGCAGCCTGAGCATCCTGCGATTGCTGGCGTGAAGCCTTTTAAAACCATCGATGAAACTTACCTGCATAACCAATTGCAGCCTGATAATATCGTTCTGACGGAACGTACCATTCAAAAGGATCAGGAAAAAGACAAGCCGGGTGTTCAGAAAGAACCTTATACCTGGGTGAGAACGCACGGAAAAGGCCGCATTTTTTACACTGCTTACGGTCACGACGAGCGTACCTGGGCAGTTCAGGGTTTTCAGGATCTGATCGAAAAAGGTATCCTGTGGGCGGTGAATGACGATGCGAGAAAAGCACTGGCCGCATTGGCACCCAAACCATTTGAATACCGCGAAGCCAAATTGCCTAACTACGAGCAGCGTCCTGGTCCGCAAATGCAGCAATTGCCGCTTTCGCCGGAGGAATCTGTGAAACATATCCAAATCCCGGTTGATTTTACGCTCGATGTTTTCGCACACGAACCCGATGTCATGCACCCGATCGCGATGACGTGGGACGAGCGCGGCAGATTGTTTGTTTTAATTACAAAAGACTATCCGAACGAAAGAAAAGATACAGGCGGAAGCGACTATATCCTGATTTGCGAAGACACCAACAAAGATGGTAAAGCCGACAAATTCACGAAGTTTTCCGATGATTTGAGTATTCCAACAGGGTTAACTTTCGCAAATGGTGGCCTGGTCGTTTCGCAGGCACCTCACATGCTGTTTTTACAAGATACTGATGGGGACGACAAAGCGGATGTGAAGAAGATACTTTTCTCCGGTTTTGGAACAGGAGATACCCACGCGGGACCATCTAACCTGCATTACGGTTTTGATAACTGGGTTTACGGTTCGGTAGGCTATTCCGGATTTAAAGGGAAAGTTGGACAAAGTGATTCGTTGAATTTCGGACAGGCGCTTTTCCGCTTCAAACCCGATGGTTCTGATATGGAAATCGTGACCAAAACCTCTAATAATACCTGGGGATTGGGTTTCAATGAAAGTGGCGACCTCTTTGGCTCCACTGCCAACAATTCCCACGGCTGGTACTCGGCAATTCCAAACCGGTATTTTGGCAAAAGCAAAGTAGATAATGGCGGCCGGAGTACGGATACGCACAAGGATATGCAGCCAATTACCCCAAAAGTGCGCCAGGTTGACGTGTTTGGCGGATTTACAGCGGCGGCAGGACATAACTTTTACACCGCCCGCGCCTATCCCAAGAAGTATTGGAACAAAGTAGCCTTCGTTTCCGAACCTACCGGGCACATTTTGCACCAAAATTTCATGGTCCAAAAAGGTACCGATTTCGAGGATCAGCTTGGTTTTAATTTACTGGCAGGCGCAGATGAATGGGTATCTCCGGTTTTTGCAGAAGTGGGACCCGACGGAGCTGTCTGGGTAGCCGACTGGTACAGCTATATTATCCAGCACAATCCTACTCCGAAAGGTTCTGAAAACGGCGCTGGAAATGCTTACGAGACTGATTTACGTGATTTCACCCACGGTCGTTTATATAGAATTGCCTGGAAAAACGCACCAAAATATACGCCGATCACATTAAGCAAAGACCGTCCCGACGAGCTGGTGGCTACTCTGAAAAACACCAATATGCTATGGCGCCGTCACGCGCAGCGGCTTTTGGTTGAGCGTGGTAACAAGGATGTTGTTTCGAAACTGGTTGCGTTGGTTAAAGACAAATCGGTAGATGAAATCGGCCTGAATGTGGCTGCTATTCACGCGCTGTGGACTTTACATGGTTTAAATGCGATTGAAGATCCTCAGGTTCTGGCGGCTGTGAATGAAGCATTGAAGCACCCGGCTGCGGATGTGCGTAAAACGGCTGTTCAGGTTTTGCCTTCGACGCCTGCTACTGCCCAAACCCTGCTAGCGGTCGACGCTTTGCATGATAAAGACGCATTGGTCTCGATGAATTCGCTGCTGCGGTTTGCCGATATTCCTTTAACACCTGAAGTAGAAACTGCGGTTTTGACTCTGCTCGATACTTACGCACAAGCCGACGATCGCTGGATGCCCGATGCATTTGCAGCAGTACTAAACTCGCACGACGGCGCTTTACGCAAAAAATACCTCGCACAACGCGCTGGAAAGGCCGGTTCCGCTACTGCAACTGCTCAAAAAGCAGAAGCGGAAAAGCCGATAGACCATTCAACCATGAACCACGATAACCACGGTGCGAGCAAAGTGACGACACAGGGATCAGCTGAACTGGCGATTACCAATATTACCATTGAGCCCGCTAAGCCGTATGTTCGTGAATATGCCAAAGTAGTAATCGAAATTACAAATCAGGGAAGCGTAGCCGTGCCGAAAGAGCTGGTACCAGTTGTGAATGTCGGTGTAAGAAGCCGCTCGCTAAACAGTAACTACGTTAGCCGCCAGCTGACAAATGGTATCGCTCCGGGAGAAACCGTGAAACTGACCGAAGGAAATAATGGTCCGTGGCGCTCGGGTTTCGGCTTTACTTCTGATGAAGCAGGTAAGGTTACAGTCACAGCCACTGTGGACGTGGACAATGTGGTTCCTGAAAAAGACGAGAACAAGAACAACACCATGAGCAAATCGTTCGAGGTACGCAGGCTGGATCGGTTGTCGGACTTTGCTTTGGAACGCGCTACCCGCGGTTATACTTCTTATGCGAGCGGAAATGAAGTTTTGGATTTGTTAAAAACAGCCCAAACTCTTGATCCGCAGGGTCGCAATGCAGTTTTCAAAGGAGTACTGGGCTCCTGGAACCCAAAACGGAAGGAGACAGCAAATGACGAAGGCAAGAAATTGCTGGCTTCTCTTAAATCTGAGGTTACCGACGATCTGAGCAGCAAACTGACTCCGTTCCTGGAATCTTATGGAATTAAGGAAGAGACAACTAACGATCCGAATGTGCAGATCGTACAGATCAAAGCGATCCGCGAGGAGATGAAGTTTACATTGACCGAGTTCAAAGCAGTTGCCGGTAAAACGGTCGAGCTGGTATTCGAAAACCCGGATGCGATGCAGCATAATGTGGTGATCGGAAAACCAAAGTCCTTGGAAATCATAGGTACTGCGGCTGACAAAATGATCACGGCAAAGGATGGTGCAGAGAAAAACTATGTACCCAATATCCCGCAGGTCCTTGCAGCAACTCCGTTGGTTAACCCGGGCCAGACTTACCGTTTGAAATTCCAGGTGCCAAATGAAGTAGGTGATTATCCATTTGTTTGCACATTCCCTGGCCACTGGCGCTTAATGAAGGGAGTTATGAAAGTTGTTAAAGACGAAAAAAGTCTTTGA
- a CDS encoding Gfo/Idh/MocA family protein, protein MSQKINVAIVGLGFGAEFIPIYQKHPNANMYAICQRTESKLNEIGDQYGIDVRYTSYDELLADPNVDAVHINSPIPNHAEQTLKALRAGKHVACTVPMATSVEDCIEIVKATKESGKKYMMMETVVYAREFLFVKELYEKGELGKVQFLKASHQQDMEGWPDYWPGLPPMHYATHCVGPVAGLLKLEAEYVSCFGSGTISEDLAKIHNSPFAVESAHIKFKDSDLSAYVYRSLFDVARQYRESFEVYGSKKSFEWPLIEGEDPVIHTAKKPEHEIAEKVKTPDYAHYLPEEIQHFTGKGVYNLDENAHLSFVQGGGHGGSHPHLAHEFISALIEDREPFPNAWQSANWTSVGILAHESALQGGALIQLPDFKELS, encoded by the coding sequence ATGTCTCAGAAAATTAATGTTGCAATCGTCGGACTAGGTTTTGGAGCCGAGTTTATCCCCATTTATCAAAAACACCCCAATGCTAATATGTACGCGATCTGCCAGCGTACCGAATCTAAATTAAATGAAATCGGCGACCAGTACGGAATCGATGTTCGGTACACAAGCTACGACGAACTGCTGGCCGACCCGAACGTCGACGCAGTGCACATTAATTCCCCGATACCCAACCACGCAGAGCAGACTTTGAAAGCACTACGTGCCGGAAAACACGTAGCCTGCACGGTTCCGATGGCAACGAGCGTGGAAGATTGCATCGAGATCGTGAAAGCGACCAAAGAATCTGGCAAGAAATACATGATGATGGAAACGGTGGTTTACGCACGTGAATTTCTGTTTGTTAAAGAACTGTATGAAAAAGGCGAGCTCGGTAAAGTTCAATTTTTGAAAGCGAGCCACCAGCAGGATATGGAAGGCTGGCCTGACTACTGGCCGGGGCTGCCGCCGATGCATTATGCGACGCACTGCGTGGGTCCGGTGGCAGGTTTATTGAAACTGGAAGCAGAATATGTTTCGTGCTTCGGATCAGGAACGATCAGCGAAGATCTGGCCAAAATCCACAACTCCCCTTTTGCAGTGGAATCGGCGCACATTAAATTCAAAGACAGCGATTTATCGGCTTATGTATATCGTTCGTTGTTTGACGTGGCGCGCCAGTACCGCGAGAGTTTTGAGGTTTACGGTAGCAAAAAATCATTCGAATGGCCGCTGATCGAAGGCGAAGATCCGGTGATCCACACTGCGAAAAAGCCGGAGCACGAGATTGCTGAGAAAGTGAAAACGCCCGATTACGCGCATTACCTGCCGGAAGAAATCCAGCATTTCACAGGCAAAGGAGTCTATAATCTGGATGAAAACGCGCATTTGTCGTTTGTACAAGGCGGCGGCCACGGAGGCTCGCATCCACATTTGGCGCACGAGTTTATCAGTGCATTGATCGAAGACCGTGAACCTTTCCCGAATGCATGGCAGTCGGCGAACTGGACGAGCGTAGGGATCCTGGCGCATGAATCCGCATTACAAGGCGGCGCATTGATCCAGCTGCCTGATTTTAAAGAATTATCATAA
- a CDS encoding PA2928 family protein, with protein MKKRSFKFPVIIVFLLIAAVIGFFTVVKNHEWQEYPPIITGPLVRGDTAGKSLIYYITEENRARSISRGKRYSSFTEYFSVYQLAARDAASGKLFKSVKIISPGKKTEIKGIKILGPVENGLWLWNQGPELYHPETLEPILSLEKIKIANPEYVAVLPTESDFFKVSGLHKSLIFKSLDARFLRIDSFTGKINAADEALLEQVMWRKNADDGFRYLPVTGIYLYYNHMEGNLINSFLTKNGIWHSLLSRKEKSALSKWSVRPGRPDTDGQNYYFQAPFKMDDRNQPELNPSRLKQMNDTGFLQGGFIKRGVQSVWDVPAPSSSLVMSKNILGQNGQWMLHRLGRDGNIIWSTATGLIEMGQLADGGGHVILTGFLTNQEPTRTRPQVIVWIDEKSGMRSEFSVSEQ; from the coding sequence ATGAAAAAAAGATCTTTCAAATTTCCCGTAATTATTGTGTTCTTGCTCATCGCAGCAGTGATTGGCTTTTTCACGGTCGTAAAAAATCACGAATGGCAGGAATACCCTCCTATCATCACAGGGCCGCTCGTTCGCGGCGATACGGCCGGAAAGAGCCTGATCTACTACATCACCGAAGAAAACCGGGCGAGGAGTATCTCCCGTGGAAAAAGATATTCCTCCTTTACGGAGTACTTTTCTGTTTACCAGCTCGCGGCCAGAGATGCAGCAAGCGGTAAGCTCTTCAAGTCGGTTAAAATCATATCTCCCGGGAAGAAAACAGAAATCAAAGGAATAAAGATACTCGGCCCGGTGGAAAATGGTCTGTGGCTCTGGAATCAAGGGCCGGAACTGTATCATCCGGAAACACTGGAGCCCATTTTATCTCTGGAAAAAATCAAAATAGCTAATCCAGAATATGTAGCTGTCCTGCCAACTGAGTCAGATTTTTTCAAAGTCTCAGGACTTCACAAGTCATTGATTTTCAAAAGTCTGGACGCCCGTTTTCTTCGCATTGATTCATTCACTGGCAAAATCAACGCGGCGGACGAGGCCCTGCTGGAACAAGTAATGTGGCGCAAGAATGCGGATGATGGCTTCCGTTACCTTCCCGTCACCGGCATTTACCTTTACTATAATCATATGGAAGGTAACCTGATCAACTCTTTCCTGACCAAGAATGGCATATGGCATAGCCTGCTTTCCAGGAAGGAAAAAAGCGCGCTATCGAAATGGTCGGTCCGGCCCGGCAGACCTGACACCGACGGGCAGAACTACTATTTCCAAGCGCCTTTCAAAATGGACGATCGCAATCAGCCGGAACTGAACCCATCCCGACTCAAACAAATGAACGATACCGGTTTCCTGCAAGGCGGCTTTATCAAAAGGGGTGTTCAGTCCGTCTGGGATGTGCCTGCGCCTAGTTCATCTCTGGTGATGAGTAAGAATATTTTGGGGCAAAATGGACAATGGATGCTGCATAGACTGGGGCGTGACGGAAATATCATTTGGTCGACCGCCACTGGATTAATCGAAATGGGCCAGCTGGCCGACGGCGGCGGGCATGTGATCCTGACCGGATTCCTGACTAACCAGGAGCCAACACGGACCCGGCCACAAGTAATTGTATGGATAGATGAAAAATCAGGTATGAGAAGTGAGTTCAGCGTATCTGAGCAATAG